The DNA sequence cctgctgcttgtAGAACAGTTTGGCATCCAGAATGACAACACTACCTTCCTcccctgtggcctttggaggGGCTTCCTTGGGTGGTGGCTCGATGGGGTCACTCacctgaggaagagaggtgggtaTTGGAGGAACACACTACCTCTGTTAATGGTTCAGCTGATGACAAAGTGCAGGAGGACATAATTCAAGGCAGTAAAGGGGCAGAGAACAGTGTTATTTTACCAAAAGGAGTTACAGGAGTGAGAGATGACTCAAGGCAGTAAAGAGACAGAGTAGTGTTTGCCTTAAGAGGAAGCATTGGAGGAAGAGACAACATAAGATCACAAAGGAACAGAGAGCAGAGGTTCActttaccaagagagagaggcacagttgCTGCATGATCCATCCTGGAATCTATTGACGGCCTTCTCCAGACTCTGCACCAGCTTCTTGTAgggaatcacctccccaccaattgctccctcctcctcctcgccattcAGGCTTGTAGTGTGAGCGCTGGCCACTTCAGCCTAAGTAAATTTaagttgtattcttaaacattttgttctctttagtaattattttcagatataatgaatagtaagaaTCTCATAGGCAACTTTCCCATTCATTTGGCacagtccttgttaaactaccactatctatctatctatataccaggctggcaatctcaCACAGGATGGCCcacacaaagcaccacacactcctgcacacatcactcacactcttagctcCGTTGGCTCCTAGTGTAATgggacagtcttgtggaccaccctGCTACATCCCAAGAGCTTAGGCACACCACAgctgtccacatacttccacagcAAAGCCTCACAGCATAAACTGGTTTAATCCTGCCCTTTCATGGTGAGATCATTCCCTATCACAAGTGTCATAAAAATTACCTTGAAAACTCAGATAAATTCCATTAGATCTCCAATTAGTTGAAACTCCCAAACATTTGAGAATAAGTCTTGCATGTTGAGCTCCTACTAGTAAGGGAGACCAGGCAGCCCAGACAGCCACaccaaacacagccacacccaaCATAGCCACAAACAACATggtcacacataacacacagacCAACACTGCCACGCACAACACACAGATCCAACAAAGCCAGACTCAACACAGCCACACTGAACACAGCTGCACCCACCACAGTCAGACTCAACACAGACCAGACCCAACATGCATCCTCACTGTGCCCACCTCCAGCCTTCCCTGCTGTCTCTAGGAGAGCTCCTGCATAACACTGATGACCCTGATGTTGTCTGGGGATACCTCAAACAGGCTGGCCAGATTCAACACCACGTTCTGCTCATAaaactcatcttccttcaccatgaGGCCACTGGTGAGGGTGATCATGGGTGTGGTCTTGATGTCAAGGATGTGGCCTTCGCACAGCACCACATGGACCAACTTAGCACTGCGCTGGAAGAAGCTGGTCCCCATTGCCTGCAGGGGAGGGTCTGGGTGAGCTGGAGAGGTGGCGACAGAGACAGGCATGGCATAATAGTGTTTCCCTTGCCTAAAACTATCAGGGAGAGctatgacaaaactgacagggagagacatGACAGGACTGACAGGGAGGCCtgacaaaactgacatggagagacatgacaagactgagagggaggcatgacaaaactgacagggaggCACAACAAAACTGACATGGGGACATGACAAAATTGAGAAAGGCATAACAAAACTGACAGTgagaggcatgacaaaactaaacagatagggaggcatgacaaaactgacagggagaggcAAGGCTGAGTGGTTGTTCTGTTACCAGCAGGAAGAGACAAGGCAGAGCAGTTGGTCCTTTGCCCCAAACTGACAGGGCAAAGTACAGAGCTCCAGTGcctcaaacaacacaaaacaacacacagccATTCCTTATATtccctacacaacacaacacacagtcattccttacattccaaacacaatgcaacaaaacacacaaccatcccttacattccaaacacaacacgacacaacacaacacagcacacagccatCCCTTACATTGTCCAACATGGGATGGAAAGCCTGAGGATGGGTGGGGTTCTCAGGCAACAGCTTGTAGCCGGCTGCAGAGGTGTTGAGGTTGGCTGGGGGAACAAAGACACCATCCACATAGGTGTCATAATGCTGAGGCTTTGGGAAGATGAGCAGGACAACGGCCTCAGAGGATGGACTGTGTGGCAGGTGCAGACGCAGCACCTTAAGATGTGATGTGAGTGGAGGGTCagtgtggtgaggttaggttagagatgcAGCTCCTGAAATAATAATTgattgggttaagttagattaggttggctTAGTGTTGGGTGAGATTGTGCTAGGTTgtgaggttaggctgggttaaatGATGTTAGGTTATGCGTCAAAAAGATTGGTGTAAATTGCCTGCTGTTTATctccaattactattattattataccactgaaaattactacaactactattaccatagCTACAATCActgtctactattactactaccaccattacaaccactaCAACACCATTACAAGCACCACAGCAGTACCTGAAGGGGCATGCTGGTCATGGCCATCTCATATGTCATCCCTGTTGCCACAACGGAGAAGAAGGTTGAGATTTGCTCCTGATACATGTAGCCAGCACACCAgcctctgtccatctgtccattGAGGAGGTCCACGTACCCACTagggcctggaggaggaggaggaggaggaggaggaggaggaggaggaggaggaggaggaggaggaggaggaggaggaggaggaggcattagtaacactcacaaaaaatccCATGTGGAATTGACAATCTGGTAAATAGATTTataaggacaagataaaaaaaagtggcttgTGTTGGCAAtgagggtgatgggggagaggcGCCGCACCTCAGTGTCTGTGTCCATGCTCTCAATGATCATGAGGCGGTGATGCAGTGAGAGGCACTTCCATGCCTGCCATGATGGAACCACAACACAGGAAGCATCATGGACAATGTCTGTGGGATGAGACAAAAGGAGAGTACGGGGAGTGGTAAGGGGTCTCAAACAAcaacaggtctttaattttttaACTGCCTGATttgggtgcagtgtgtgtgtgtgtgtgtgtgtgtgtgtgtgtgtgtgtgtgtgtgcgcaagtgtgtgttgcagagctgtgtgtatatctgacacacacactcacacacacacacacacacacacacacacacacaaagtttgcAATGTaggtacaagcagaagaggtaattagtgggtcttggaggttgtctggagatgaaaaatataaaaatgtatggataaacagggatatggatgagattgaaaggttgaagcaaaaggagctgataaatgaggctaaacaaaaagataaacaacaaaaagagaagtttttctgaagagtaagagacatgagaataaagaaataatacatcaaacagtatgttatactaatgtaaatggattaatgtcaacaaagatggaattaaatgagttattaaacagAACCGCACCGgatgttgctgtattatgtgagacaaaatggaaaaatgaatggggaactcctgacactggtaaatatgatttatggatgaaaaacagaagtgacaagggaggaggggggagtgatcattctgactaaaaagtgtgttgaagtggagagggtaataaaaagtgaagacaagtctgaaattctacaagtgatgattagaagtggaaaagaaaggataatgaataatgtaggagtgtatgtgccacctgtgaccaatgcttggcaaaAAGAAGAGCACGAAGAGacgttggtagatgtgttaaaaggtcttgaaaagatagtgatggaaagtagtgatatagttattgttggtgattttaattgtaaggagataaagtgGGAAACACTGACAACTACTAGAAGTGAGACCTCATGGAGTAAAAGACTGTTAACCTGAAcagtggaaaacttgatgactcagtGGGTAGACTGTGATataagatttagtggaagagataaaccatcaagacttgatttagtgtttaccaaggacatggaaattattgaaacaatacactatgatagccctctaggtaaaagtgatcacatgttgatggaatttaatttgaaaaatgaaaatgtaatcactgatgaaaattataaggtaagaagatttaaatatagtaaagatgattctgaaaaattaagaaagtagtttGTTGCCATGggctggaaagactttgaagatgtaGATGTTccagaaaatgagatgaatttataaggaaatataattctgctgtggagaaatttgtacctaaaggaggagtgagatgtagaaagggtaaagaatggttcaatacataATGCAAAGAAACTACAAATTGTAAATCAAAtggttggaatagatggaagaagaggaaaactgagagcagatgggaggaatatattgatgctagaaacaagtacattgagataataagaatggagagaagaaactataagagatataatagataagtgtataaatgaacccaaacaggacatggtggaggttatgaacaatagtttcagattgttatttactgtggaaggggagtttgatgctggaagggataagttggtgagatATATACTGAGtgcagtcccagtcagttatgaggaaatacttaagatgatggaggaACTTGAAGTAATTAAAGCATCTGATCCAGATGGAGTACCAAAcaagatattgaaggaatgtacaGAACAACTgcctgataaaattcacagtctagtggtgacatcactatcacagggaagagaaccaaaagactggaaaagaacaaatattacaccaacatacaaaagaggaaataaggaaaatacactaaaatatagaccagtgtccttgaatagtgttttttttttttatgtaggagggacactggccaagggcaacgaaaatccaataaaaaaaaaaaaaaaaaagcccactgagatgccagtcccagaaaagtaaaaaaattgaagaataagtgtcttgaaacctccctcttgaaggaattcaattcataggaaggtggaaatacagaagcagacagggagttccagagtttaccaaagaaagggatcaATAATTGagtatactggttaactcttgcattagagaggtggacagaataggggtgagagaaagaagagtcttgtgcagcaaggctgtgggaggaggggaggcatgcagttagcaagatcagaagagcagttagcatgaaaatagcggtagaagacagctagagatgcaacattgcggcgatgagaaaggctgaagacagtcagttagaggagaggagttgatgagacgaaaagcttttgattccaccctgtctagaagagcggcatgagtggaacccccccagacatgtgaagcatactccatacatggacggataaggcccttgtacagagttagcagctgggggatgagaaaaactggcagagacatctcagaacacctaacttcatagaagctgttttagctagagatgagatttgaagtttccagttcagattataagtaaaggacagaccaaggatgttcagtgtagaagagggggacagttgagtgtcactgaagaagaggggatagctgtctggaaggtagtgttgagttgatagatggaggaattgagtttttgaggcattgaacaataccaagtttgctctgccccaatcagaaattttagaaagatcagaagtcaggcattctgtggcttccctgcatgaaatgtttacctcctgaagggttggacgtctataaaaagacatggaaaagtgcagggtggtatcatcagcgtaggagtggatagggtaGGAAATTTGGTTtacaaggtcattgatgaataataagaagagagtgggtgaaaggacagaaccctgaggaacaccactgttaatagatttaggagaagaacagtgaccgtctaccacagcagcaatagaacggtcagaaaggaaacttgagagaaagacagaagccATAGgggggtaatttggaaatcaagactttgtgccagactctatcaggagcttttgatatgtccaaggcaacagcaaaagtttcaccaaaatctctaaaagaggatgaccaagactcagtaaggaaagccagaagatcaccagtagagcggctttgacagaaaccatactggcaatcagatagaagtttgtgaagtgacagatgtttaagtatcttcctgttgaggatagattaaaaaactttagataggcaggaaattaaagcaataggagagtagtttgagggattagaacggtcgccctttttaggaacaggctgaatgtaggcaaactttcagcaagaaggaaaggtagatgttgacagacagtgctgaaagagtttcactaggcaaggtgcaagcacggaggcacagtttcggagaacaataggagggaccccatcaggtccataagcctttcgagggtttaggccagcaagggcatggaaaacatcatactgaagaattttaataggtagcatgaagtagttagggggtggaggagagggaggaacaagcccagaatcgttcaaggtagagtttttagcaaaggtttgagcaaagagttcagctttagagatagatgtgatggtagtggtgctatctggttgaaataaaggagggaaagaagaagaagaagcaaagttattgaagatatttttggctagatgtcagagtcatgagggtagttagatcttaaaagattttgacactttctattaatgaaggagtttttcattagttggagaacagacttggcatggttccggacagaaatataaagtgcatgagattctggtgatggaaggcctaagtaccttttgtgggcctcctctctatcatgtatagcacgagaacaagttgtgttcaaccaaggtttggaaggtttagtccgagaaaaagagagaggaatgtatgcctccatgccagacactatcacctctgttatgcattcagcacacaaagatgggtctctgacacagaagcagtagtcattccaaggaaaatcagcaaaatacctcctcaggtccccccaactagcagaggcaaaatgccagaggcacctttgcttagggggatgctgaggagggattggagtgataggacaagatacagatatgagactgtgatcggaggagctcaatggaatagagagggtgacagcataaacagaaggattagaggtcaggaagaagtcaagaatgttgggcatatctccaagacggtcagaaatacaagtagggtgttgcaccaattgctctaggtcatggaggatagcaaagttgaaggctagttcaccaggatggtcagtgaagagagaggaaagccaaagctggtggtgaacactgaagtctccaagaatggagatttctgcaaaaagggaagagtgtcagaatgtgctccactttggaagttaagtagacaaagaatttcttatagtcagaggagttaggtgagagatatacagcacagataaatttagtttgagagtgactctgtagtcgtagccagatagtggaaaactcggaagattcaagagcatggacatgagagcaggttaaattgttgcacacataaatgcaacatccagctttgaattgaaaatgaggatagagaaagtaggagggaacagaaaaagagctactgtcagttgcctcaggcacctgagtttcagtgaggaaaagaagatgaggtttagaagaggagaggtggtgttctacagattgaaaattagatcttagatcacaaatgttgcagaagtaaatgaagaaaaaattgagggggtgtcaagatacttagggtcgtcatcagcagagcagtccaaccaggggacatttgtggtcccctccccagatgaggactccaaagctggtgtaggagttgccatgaattttgaaattttgagtgaagggtgtgtgtgttattaggtgcttgtagttttgtgtggaggaagagagttgtctttatagggcaggctgtgactgcccccttgtgttgtgagacacaaaaggaaaagttcagtgagatcacaggtaggtttaatgataagttcacagtaccccctgatccagtgctttagacctcactgagagtaattattgttttagcaggtgtctactgcctcctcctgaaggaaaattatgtgaaagaacaataaaggaaagatggatggaacacttggaaaaagatgaagttttagtaaattgtcaatttggatttaaaaggggaagatcatgctccataaACTTACTGTCCTTTCATTCAAGGATAGttaatattgtgcaggagagagatggatgggtggatggtgtctacttagacttgaagaaagcaaaGTACATCCCAAAGATTGctaaggaagattaaaaaattatggaaaatttggaggaagacagctggagtgaatggaggattatctggatgatagagagatgagaactgtaatacaagaccagaattcatcttggctaaaagtaactagtggtgtcccacaggggtcagtttTAGGACCGATaaagtttgtaatatatgtgaacgacaaattaaaaaaacagatagttatatgaacttatttgcagatgattgtaaactgatgagaagggtagataatataaatgactgtatggtactgcaagatgatttaattaagataaatagatggagtaaatcttggcaaatggaattccatttgagtaaatgcaaagtaatggagtttggtaagagtaagaaaagaatacaatattattatgatatggatggtgtgaagttaaagaagtcaaaagaggaagtagatttgggagtaacagttactgaaaatttgacacattgataaaattactggtgACAGTGAAATTgctaaaaagaataagaatggcactcataattggaagaaaaaatgataaaaagttgttgatttccatgataagactaagattggaatatgcagcagtggtgtggtctcatcATACacagaggaatattataaaattagaaaaagcataaagagcagtcactaagatggtttcAGAGTTGAGTAaattgacctatgaagagagattaagaatgttggaaattcctacccttgaaaataggagagagagaggagatttaataaacatctatagaatgataaatggtatggaaaatgtgaagaaagaaggtttttataaatttagacacagagaGTACAAGGGGTCACagcaagaagttgaagaaagttaactgtagaagagacattaagaagtatagttttcctcactgaaatgagaacaaatggaatgaactcagtgaagacgttgtcaataccgaaactgtcagtgcttttaaaaccaaactgatagatatagagacggggtactatgagattactcccctcccgtacaccacaactaggtaaatacgagtacacacacacccacacacacacacacacacacacacacacacacacacatggaagagagagagagagagagagagagagagagagagagagagagagagagagagagagagagagagagagagagagagagagagagagagagagagagagagagagagagagagagagagagagagagagagagagagagagagagagagagagagagagagagagagagagagagagagagtgtgtgtgtgtgggctcgCTCACTCTGAGTTGCCAAACATCATTTCAAGACATATGGGTGCAAAATACAGGCTGCCAAGATTAAAAAGAGCCTTCATATCATATGATGTAAGTCACAGTTACATGCTGTTCATCATATGATAAATGTTGCAGTTTATGGGTTAAGGacattaacctaacataaccagacCTAAaccttaatagaaaaaatagagtCCAAGGTGTGGTTTGcagacctcctcttcctcatcctcaaagGGTACTGGTGCCATCGATTGTTCAGCACTCAACTAATTTTGGCAAAACACTGTGCAATCTTAAGAATTGTATGCCTTGCTTATGGAACTGCATGATAAAATCCAAGTATTTAAATTTGTGCGCACTGCACTCAGGTGACTGGCTGAAAATAAATGATGCATTGCCTGGAAGTAAGTGACATTTAACGACATTCTAATGTCATTAAAAGTACAGTTCTCATATGCTGAACAAAAGAGATGCAAGAGAGCATGCATCATTACATACTGGAAACAAACATACGAACACATGCAGCACACTATATCTCTCCAAGTAAACCCTGTCAGCATGGACTTACAATTTGTGACGCAGTGCACGATGGATCACGTCACTAATGTAACCGTGAGTGACCCTAAAACAACCCTCACACCCATATTGTACAGTATGTATTCATCACCAATATCCACATAATTTAGCTGCTTCATGAGGAGCTGCTATAGCTAAGATTATTCAATGTCACTATCTCCTTTTGAAAAAGCATAATATTTTGAGCTGTAAAAAAATTTATCTCAGTCTGAAAAATTATCATGATCAACATATTTACCAAGAAGTGGCCCCAAAAAAACAGGTATACACTGTCACTCTATTGCAGTGTCTTGCATTGGCTAATGATCATAGGGGCCTTcctggggagggagtgggaagatGGCTAATGTGGGAAAGGAAGCTGTAAAAGAGAGTGCTGAGGCTCACCTGCGCTGATGTTGCTTGGTCAACTTCACATAAGGGTCATTTAGCTGTCTCGTCAACCAGTCctgtgagcttttactttttcctctcagaTTTTTAGGCACAGTCTTGTAAGCAGCACATGATGTACAAGAGTAACAGCTGCCCTGTACAGTGGCAGTGTGTCTTGAAGCCATCACTCCCACTACCctgttgtgttcttgttcttgttgaggATTTGAGGGGCTGTGCAGGCTGTGATGCCACAACCTCTAGAGGCCTGGAGGTGCTGGCAGCAGGCAAGTTATCCAGTTATATTCTGGTGAGCTGCTGGAGGAAGACCCTGGTatggttaagtgtcttgaaggccAAGCTGGGGTCTTGGAAACCACCCAAGAGGTCTGCTAGTGATGGCCTGTGGATGTGGAGTAATAACACTGAgtggagaagagcagtgtggtGGGAGAGGTGGTGAGAAGGACTGGGTGGGAACTGGCTCCAGAATGCATGTTGCAAATGTTTAAAATATGTATGcaatcattaacattattttggaAGTCTTGCAAATGATATCTACGAATGAACAAAATATTGTTTTTGATGACATAAAACGCACCTTTtttctccccccaaaaaatctCAGAAAATGAGCCTGCATCTTATAAGACCAAGGTTCAGCTTTGGGACAGTGGCCAGTGGTAAGTCTGTGGCAACAGTGGCCCTTAGATCAAATCCCAAACATCttcacatacataaacaaagtgatgatcaattctataccacaaaaacaactcttttttaCAAGATAGCAATGCATAACAGGTCGTACTTACTAGTAATTCACATAAAAcaacaccagtcaggaagaaattaGGTGATGACTCTTACatttcatgtaccaaaacaaacttgcAGTTGGTTGCAAACCAAACCTAGTGACAACTGCAGGATTCACTGCGTTTCTTAGTATGATGCCAttattccttgaggtaagacacacctCCATACAACTGGAATTGTACCTATCTTTTAAGATTCTTACCTTGCATACAtgttcaacaaaacttgaagctaatgagaaactatTGCATTCTTAAAAAATAGCTTACtacctaacaaaataaaagattttataagtgaagagaGTGTCATGAAGTAGGGTGACTCACAGTGATGGTTTGtactgaatatttcaaataaaagtaCATTGTAGAGAATAAGGTGAATCTGTTTTCACACATCCttatgctttgaaaatgtactaaaatataCAACTAGGATCATGTgtagaatgatgataaaaaaatgtgatgtacAAACTTTATTACAATCTGGCCTCTGACAATGTCACTGTCTACGCCacatttgtttacatctcacagcagGATTAGTCTAAGTACTAGTGTTGGTAGGTCCTAGCAAATATTAAggttttttaaatgtaaaatattgagatctaataaggatctgaatacatataagagggcttcaaatgtcaggtgaaacccttcacttcatattcagagcttaaacctgtttacttaccttttttttttttttttatgcctgcccaaactgagGTGCGTCTTATTGAGTCCATGTGTCTTATAAGCCATTAATTATGGTATAATGAAATACGAATAAGTGTCTGCATCCAGCATTTGAAGAAACTGcataaacaatatgaaaatatttcattcatgCTGGCTAATATTAGGCACTGATTTAGTGTTGTCATAAGCTCAATAGTTTTTTGTACTCCGATTGgtgtatatatgttacagtcaatacctgaatccagacaatttgtaaagtgacttattttttcaggcaatttgtgaactgcctggttaggttaggttaggttaggttaggttaggttaggttaggttaggttaggttataacctaacctaacctaacctaacctaacctaacctaacctaacctaacctaaccaggcagttcacaaattgcctgaaaaaataagtcactttacaaattgtctggattcaggtattgactgtaacatatatatatatatatatatatatatatatatatatatatatatatatatatatatatatatatatatatatatatatatatatatatatatatatatatatatattatatatatatttatgcaaGCCCAGTGACACATCATAAAGAGTTAAGACTGCTAAACAGAAGGGGAAACCTGTGACCATAGTCCTCATgagtaaattaaaaaaaacttatatctGTAGATATGCAAAATAACTTATTTGCTGATTGTACTACATGTAGCCCTTCCTCTCTCAAATTATAATGCAATATTTTTCAGGCACCAAAGATTTTTCATGGGGAGTGCATTAATGATGCATATATCGAGTTTGTctaaatctgaaatgtttgaggTGCATTTATCACATTTAAACCTAGTCAATTTCACATAGAGCAATGGCACATAAAGCAATGGCAATCAAGTGGAATAGAGAAGCTCCAGTGGGGAATTATATGAAACAGACATTTTCTGATGTTGCTGTATCATATGCTTAATTGCCGTACTTTTAAACCTTCTGCCAATGCTGGTGATCACCTGGCCAAACTGCACCAGACAATCAAGATAGTGGGGAAGTCCTTACTTTCAAAAATCCAAAGTTCACCAAGGTTGTC is a window from the Scylla paramamosain isolate STU-SP2022 chromosome 11, ASM3559412v1, whole genome shotgun sequence genome containing:
- the LOC135104968 gene encoding uncharacterized protein LOC135104968 isoform X1 — its product is MDRGWCAGYMYQEQISTFFSVVATGMTYEMAMTSMPLQVLRLHLPHSPSSEAVVLLIFPKPQHYDTYVDGVFVPPANLNTSAAGYKLLPENPTHPQAFHPMLDNAMGTSFFQRSAKLVHVVLCEGHILDIKTTPMITLTSGLMVKEDEFYEQNVVLNLASLFEVSPDNIRVISVMQELS